A single genomic interval of Primulina huaijiensis isolate GDHJ02 chromosome 7, ASM1229523v2, whole genome shotgun sequence harbors:
- the LOC140981574 gene encoding uncharacterized protein has translation MAPYEALYGRKCRSPLYWDEVVEKAIVGPELVQITIDKVTVGREKLKAAQDRQKSWADLKRRPVEFNIGEKAYVKVSPMKGVVRFSKAGKLNPRYVGLFEILEKVGTLAYRLALPPSMSRIHNVFHVSQLRKYISDPSHMLEAEPLMIESNLGEELKYKEVPIRIVDTKDQVLRRRVIPYVKVQWSNHTEREATWELEKRMRDQYPYLFID, from the coding sequence ATGGCCCCATACGAAGCTCTGTATGGGAGGAAATGCCGATCACccttatattgggatgaagtggtAGAAAAAGCAATAGTAGGACCCGAGCTCGTACAGATAACAATAGACAAGGTTACAGTAGGCCGAGAGAAactcaaggcagctcaagatcgacaaaagagttgggcagACCTGAAAAGAAGGCCAGTAGAATTCAACATTGGCGAGAAGGCTTACGTAAAAGTCTCgcctatgaaaggagtggtcCGATTCAGTAAAGCTGGGAAGCTGAACCCTCGTTATGTGGGACTCTTTGAGATTTTGGAAAAAGTGGGCACGCTAGCATACAGATTAGCACTGCCACCAAGCATGTCTAGAATTCACAACGTTTTCCACGTGTCCCAACTACGGAAATACATCTCGGACCCAAGCCACATGTTGGAAGCAGAACCGCTCATGATCGAAAGTAACTTGGGAGAAGAACTGAAGTACAAAGAAGTTCCCATTAGAATTGTGGATACCAAGGACCAAGTACTAAGGCGACGAGTCATTCCCTACGTCAAGGTGCAATGGTCTAACCACACAGAAAGAGAAGCCACGTGGGAGCTAGAAAAAAGGATGAGGGACCAATACCCGTACCTCTTCATAGACTAA